A region from the Deltaproteobacteria bacterium genome encodes:
- a CDS encoding 4Fe-4S dicluster domain-containing protein, giving the protein MSQKVRQHVQQLFSEGKIKGFLGLREDGGQILPHLFRRPEELERLSLGDWKKPGDARYPLNQLLIHLARQHPDETFGVLVRGCDERGLRELFKWNQLDKERVLPVGIGCPDELARACECAKPYPDSLIEGPQGEKRENERVDRIDEMDLESRLAFWMAEFSRCIKCFGCRNVCPMCFCNECSLQEEVLVGKGEIPPDNPTFHLIRAVHMVGRCIDCGLCEEACPADIPLRILYKKVGEIVSEEFGYQTGYSLEKKSPFIIIGG; this is encoded by the coding sequence ATGAGCCAAAAGGTCCGACAACATGTCCAACAGCTATTTTCAGAAGGAAAAATCAAGGGTTTTCTCGGGCTGAGAGAGGATGGGGGACAGATCCTGCCCCACCTGTTTCGCAGGCCCGAAGAACTCGAAAGGCTCTCCCTGGGCGACTGGAAGAAGCCCGGCGACGCACGGTATCCCCTCAACCAGTTGCTGATACACCTTGCCAGGCAACATCCCGACGAGACCTTCGGTGTCCTCGTTCGTGGATGTGACGAAAGAGGGCTGAGGGAGCTCTTCAAGTGGAACCAGCTTGACAAGGAGAGGGTTCTTCCAGTTGGGATCGGTTGTCCGGATGAACTGGCCAGGGCGTGCGAATGCGCCAAGCCTTACCCTGACAGCCTTATCGAAGGGCCTCAAGGAGAGAAGAGAGAGAACGAAAGGGTCGACCGGATCGACGAGATGGATCTCGAGAGCCGCCTAGCATTCTGGATGGCCGAGTTCAGCCGATGCATCAAGTGCTTTGGCTGCCGCAATGTCTGTCCCATGTGTTTCTGCAATGAATGTTCACTCCAGGAGGAGGTCCTGGTGGGAAAGGGGGAAATCCCCCCGGACAACCCGACCTTCCACCTCATCAGGGCGGTCCACATGGTCGGGCGCTGTATCGACTGCGGCCTGTGCGAGGAGGCCTGTCCCGCAGACATCCCTCTCAGGATCCTTTACAAAAAGGTAGGAGAGATCGTGAGCGAGGAGTTCGGCTACCAGACAGGTTACAGCCTGGAGAAAAAGTCACCATTCATCATCATCGGGGGATAG
- the fdhF gene encoding formate dehydrogenase subunit alpha produces the protein MELKTVPTTCPYCGCGCGLLLEVLDGKLVGVLPSKTAPVNQGRLCVKGWTVHEFVNSPKRLTKPLVRRDGTLQETSWDEALDLAVSRLREIKEEHGPDSIVVFSSAKCTNEENYLLQKFSRAAIGTNNIDHCARLUHSSTVAGLAAAFGSGAMTNSVEEIGEADCVFIIGSNTSVAHPLVATRVYRAKAKGARLVVADPRRIPITLQADLHLQHNLGTDVALINGLMHIIIHHGWQDSRFIEERTENFEAMRAVIEKYPPQKVSEITGIAVADLERAAEYYSSAERATILYAMGITQHTTGVDNVKSLANLAMLTGNLGKESTGVNPLRGQNNVQGACDMGALPNVYPGYQAVTDQGVRSKFEEAWKARLSDRVGLTATETFPAILNGRVKALVVLGENPMVSDPDSLHVERALKSLEFLLVIDIFQSPTAALAHVVLPASSFAEKEGTFTNTERRVQMVRRALDPPGMARPDLQIIQDLSNRFGYPMNFESPAAIQEEIARLTPSYGGITYDRLQGEGLQWPCPNAEHPGTPFLHKGKFARGRGLFHAIEFQAPAERADTDYPFQLTTGRLYVHYHTGTMTRNSPSLDREITECYLEMNPKDAAELGITDGETVILESRRGSVSTRVKLTEAVAKGVLFMPFHFLESRANILTNPALDPIAKIPEYKVCAVKLRRAA, from the coding sequence ATGGAACTCAAGACCGTTCCCACAACCTGTCCTTATTGTGGATGCGGCTGCGGGCTGCTTCTGGAGGTTCTCGATGGAAAGCTCGTGGGGGTTCTCCCTTCCAAGACAGCCCCGGTAAACCAGGGGCGGCTCTGCGTCAAGGGCTGGACGGTTCACGAGTTTGTCAATAGTCCGAAGCGACTCACAAAGCCTCTGGTACGCAGAGACGGAACTCTCCAGGAGACTTCCTGGGACGAGGCGCTCGATCTTGCCGTCTCGCGGCTCCGGGAAATCAAGGAAGAGCACGGTCCAGACAGTATCGTCGTCTTCTCGTCCGCAAAGTGTACGAACGAGGAGAACTATCTGCTCCAGAAATTCTCCCGCGCAGCCATCGGGACGAACAATATCGACCACTGTGCGAGGCTCTGACACTCTTCCACGGTGGCCGGGCTTGCCGCCGCATTTGGCAGTGGAGCGATGACCAACTCCGTCGAAGAGATCGGTGAGGCTGACTGCGTCTTCATAATCGGTTCCAACACATCGGTGGCCCATCCCCTGGTCGCCACCCGGGTGTACCGTGCAAAAGCGAAGGGAGCAAGACTGGTCGTCGCCGACCCCCGACGGATTCCCATCACTCTCCAGGCAGACCTCCACCTGCAGCACAACCTGGGAACCGATGTAGCCCTTATCAACGGCCTCATGCATATCATCATACACCACGGGTGGCAGGACTCCCGGTTCATCGAGGAGCGTACAGAGAATTTCGAGGCCATGCGGGCGGTCATAGAAAAATACCCTCCTCAGAAGGTGTCCGAGATCACGGGGATTGCTGTAGCTGACCTGGAGAGAGCCGCCGAGTATTACAGTAGCGCCGAACGGGCTACCATCCTTTACGCCATGGGAATCACCCAGCATACCACCGGCGTGGACAACGTCAAATCCCTGGCCAATCTGGCCATGCTCACAGGGAACCTCGGCAAGGAATCGACAGGGGTCAACCCGCTGAGGGGACAGAACAACGTCCAGGGAGCGTGTGATATGGGAGCGCTCCCGAATGTCTACCCGGGCTATCAGGCCGTGACCGACCAGGGGGTTCGCAGCAAGTTCGAAGAAGCCTGGAAGGCAAGGCTCTCAGACAGGGTTGGACTGACCGCCACCGAGACATTTCCAGCCATCCTCAATGGAAGAGTCAAGGCCCTGGTCGTACTGGGGGAAAACCCGATGGTGAGCGATCCGGACAGTCTCCACGTGGAAAGGGCATTGAAGAGCCTGGAGTTTCTGCTTGTGATCGACATCTTCCAGAGTCCTACTGCGGCGCTGGCCCATGTGGTTCTCCCGGCGAGCTCATTCGCTGAAAAGGAGGGGACCTTTACCAACACGGAGAGGAGGGTCCAGATGGTACGCCGGGCCCTTGACCCGCCGGGAATGGCGAGGCCCGACCTCCAAATCATCCAGGACCTGTCAAACCGTTTTGGCTACCCAATGAACTTCGAGTCTCCTGCCGCGATTCAGGAGGAGATCGCCAGGCTGACGCCGTCCTACGGCGGGATAACCTATGACAGGCTTCAGGGAGAGGGCCTGCAATGGCCCTGCCCGAATGCCGAACATCCGGGAACCCCTTTCCTGCACAAGGGAAAATTCGCTCGGGGGAGGGGCCTGTTCCATGCCATCGAATTCCAGGCTCCTGCCGAGAGGGCTGACACGGACTACCCCTTCCAACTCACTACGGGAAGGCTCTATGTCCATTACCATACAGGTACGATGACAAGGAACTCCCCTTCACTCGACCGTGAAATCACGGAGTGCTACCTGGAGATGAATCCCAAAGACGCTGCAGAACTCGGGATCACCGACGGGGAGACCGTGATCCTGGAGTCCCGGCGTGGGTCCGTCTCAACACGGGTTAAGCTCACAGAGGCAGTAGCGAAAGGGGTTCTCTTCATGCCCTTCCACTTTCTCGAGAGCAGGGCCAATATTCTCACCAATCCGGCCCTTGACCCCATCGCCAAGATACCTGAGTACAAGGTCTGCGCCGTCAAACTGAGGCGCGCGGCCTGA
- a CDS encoding hydrogenase iron-sulfur subunit produces MADDFKPKIIAFLCTWUAYAAADLAGVSRLQYSTSLRTIRVTCTGSISPHYVLKALQEGADGIFVAGURFGECHYQSGNVIANKRMTFLRRLMAFSGIDPDRLRVRWVSSSEASEYVEEVSKFVEDIKSIGPNPLKAKEAA; encoded by the coding sequence ATGGCCGATGATTTCAAGCCGAAGATAATAGCCTTCCTGTGCACTTGGTGAGCATATGCAGCGGCTGACCTGGCTGGGGTCAGTAGACTGCAGTATTCCACCTCCTTGCGGACCATAAGGGTTACGTGCACGGGGAGCATATCGCCCCATTACGTGCTCAAGGCACTCCAGGAGGGGGCAGACGGCATCTTCGTGGCGGGCTGACGGTTCGGGGAATGCCATTACCAGTCTGGTAATGTGATTGCAAACAAGAGAATGACCTTCCTCCGGAGACTGATGGCCTTCTCGGGAATCGATCCCGACCGTCTCAGAGTCAGATGGGTCTCTTCCTCGGAGGCCTCGGAATACGTGGAAGAGGTGTCCAAGTTCGTGGAGGATATCAAAAGCATTGGGCCGAACCCCCTCAAAGCAAAGGAGGCTGCCTGA
- a CDS encoding DUF1049 domain-containing protein, which produces MSKIVFVLTLVVVMGLSYLALENPTAVQLKLFTKGPTQVPLYMIIFGAFILGAVFVYVLFLLQGVRGALLGMRERRTRRRDERTDQYRQEARDFLRLGELEKSKTILERAIRLNPDNLELFLDLGDVFLEWKRFTQASDQFHHVFSRDPHNIRAVLGIAASSEGTGNYSEAELYYNRVLEREKSNPVALRGLLRVQKAQGKWSEAMETLRLLRKEGLVSAEQFDEALSILWYEEARSQQRAGNPREGAASLEKSLKLRSGFVPSLLSLGEEYIREGLPEKALRLWESALLEDFQIPVVKALEDYRLQHGGDKELVQFYRKASSRHGLARLLLARIYLRQDLIEEAEQEITRLPDVEASPGALLLLAEVEKKRLNEALANRYYTLAAEVLRHRLFKYRCPACGALHDHWEAQCRKCGIWNALKIDLFLP; this is translated from the coding sequence ATGTCAAAAATCGTCTTTGTCCTCACCCTGGTCGTGGTCATGGGGTTGAGCTATCTCGCTCTGGAAAACCCTACCGCGGTGCAGCTCAAGCTCTTTACCAAGGGCCCTACTCAGGTTCCTCTCTACATGATTATCTTCGGGGCTTTCATTCTGGGAGCCGTCTTTGTCTATGTCCTATTCCTCCTCCAGGGAGTCCGGGGTGCTCTGCTGGGGATGAGGGAAAGGCGAACCCGAAGGCGCGATGAGAGAACCGACCAGTACCGCCAAGAGGCGAGGGACTTCCTCCGCCTCGGCGAGCTGGAGAAGTCGAAGACGATTCTCGAGAGGGCCATCCGTCTCAACCCGGACAACCTGGAGCTCTTCCTCGACCTCGGAGACGTCTTTCTCGAGTGGAAGCGGTTCACCCAAGCCTCGGATCAGTTCCATCACGTCTTTTCAAGGGATCCCCACAATATCCGGGCGGTCCTGGGAATAGCAGCAAGCAGTGAGGGGACCGGAAACTACTCGGAGGCCGAACTTTACTACAACCGGGTCCTGGAGAGGGAGAAGTCGAATCCCGTGGCCTTGAGAGGGCTTCTGAGAGTTCAAAAGGCTCAGGGGAAATGGTCTGAGGCCATGGAAACCCTTCGACTCCTCCGCAAAGAAGGGCTGGTTTCGGCCGAGCAGTTCGATGAGGCTCTTTCGATCCTCTGGTACGAGGAGGCCCGGTCCCAGCAGAGAGCCGGAAATCCCAGGGAAGGTGCGGCGTCTCTCGAGAAGAGCCTGAAGCTCCGGAGTGGATTTGTTCCCTCCCTCCTGAGCCTCGGGGAGGAGTACATCAGGGAGGGTCTGCCCGAGAAGGCCCTGAGGCTCTGGGAGTCTGCCCTGCTGGAGGATTTCCAAATTCCCGTCGTGAAAGCCCTGGAGGACTACCGGCTCCAACACGGCGGCGACAAGGAGCTCGTCCAGTTCTACAGGAAGGCTTCAAGCCGCCATGGACTGGCCAGGCTCCTCCTCGCCAGGATCTACCTGAGGCAGGATCTCATAGAAGAGGCCGAACAGGAGATCACCAGGCTACCCGATGTGGAGGCCTCACCCGGAGCGCTCCTGCTTCTGGCAGAGGTGGAGAAAAAGAGGCTGAACGAGGCCCTGGCCAACCGGTATTACACCCTGGCCGCCGAGGTGCTCCGCCATCGGCTCTTCAAATACCGATGTCCTGCCTGCGGAGCACTCCACGACCACTGGGAGGCTCAGTGCCGGAAGTGCGGTATCTGGAATGCCCTGAAAATCGATCTGTTTTTGCCTTAG
- a CDS encoding CoB--CoM heterodisulfide reductase iron-sulfur subunit A family protein, which translates to MVQNQTGSVIVVGGGIAGMQAALDLANSGFYVYLVERSSSIGGVMSQLDKTFPTNDCSMUILSPKLVEVGRHLNIELMTLSEVTGISGEQGDLEVSIRQHPRYVDLEKCIACGLCAEKCPKKVDSEYDAGLAKRKAIHVQYAQAVPLKYVIDAANCIYLTKGKCKVCEKLCPAGAINFDDRPRESTLHVGSVILAPGSRVFDPSTRDIYGYGRSPNIVTSLEFERMLSASGPLGGHLVRFSDNREPAKIAWLQCVGSRDVHEGAKAYCSGVCCTYAIKEAIVAKEHAKGGLDTAIFYIDMRTYGKGFERYYNRAEKEAGVRFIKSRIARIIEKDGNGNLLIQYVDESGRRVEEEFDMVVLSVGLGVSAEAVALAERAGITVDSYGYASTSSFAPVLSSRPSVLVCGAFQGPKDIPSSVIEASAAAAVAGSSLADSRWSMTRTKEIPQEIDVSGQPPAIGVFVCRCGTNIAGVVDVPAVVEYARTLPGVVYVEDNLFSCAQDTQGKIAEVIKKERLNRVVVAACTPLTHEPLFQETLADAGINKYLFEMANIRNQCAWVHAGDPGGATQKAKDLVRMAVAKVARHTPLVEPVIEVNQAALVVGGGISGMTAARNLAQQGYHTYLIERDAALGGQGRNLYETWRGEKVQQYLAGLIEDVRSDPNIEVWVNANLTHVDGFVGNFRSTVEADGKDHTVEHGVAIIATGASELKPDQYLYGKDPSVLTSLDLDRRFIEGDSSLKEPHFAVFIQCVGSRNEERPYCSKVCCTHTVRNALKLKDLNPDTEVFVLYRDMRTYGLREDLYREARNRGVVFVRYDAQRQLDVTRDEEGLGVRFTSYVLGRQMVIHPDLIILATAVVPPKENPVARLFKVPVNDDGFFAEAHVKLRPSDFSTDGVFVCGLAHCPKPIDESIAQGLAASSRAVTVLSQKRMSGNAIVAWINPETCVGCQGCLNVCPYEAIRYLEERRICEVNPAICKGCGACAATCPSGSVELQGFTSGQICWEIKKAMSR; encoded by the coding sequence ACAACACCCCCGCTATGTGGACCTCGAAAAGTGCATCGCCTGTGGCCTCTGTGCAGAGAAGTGTCCCAAGAAGGTGGACAGCGAGTATGACGCAGGCCTGGCCAAACGAAAGGCGATCCATGTCCAGTACGCGCAGGCCGTCCCCCTGAAGTATGTGATCGATGCTGCCAACTGTATCTACCTGACAAAGGGGAAATGTAAGGTCTGTGAGAAGCTCTGCCCGGCCGGTGCCATCAATTTCGACGATCGGCCGAGGGAGTCGACCCTTCATGTGGGCTCTGTCATTCTCGCTCCAGGCTCCCGGGTCTTCGACCCTTCCACCCGGGATATTTATGGTTACGGTCGTTCTCCCAACATCGTCACCAGCCTGGAATTCGAGCGAATGCTTTCCGCCTCAGGGCCACTGGGAGGACATCTGGTCCGATTCTCGGACAACAGAGAGCCGGCCAAGATCGCCTGGCTCCAGTGTGTGGGTTCCAGGGACGTTCACGAGGGGGCCAAGGCTTACTGCTCCGGGGTCTGTTGCACCTATGCCATAAAGGAAGCCATCGTAGCCAAGGAACATGCAAAGGGCGGCCTCGACACCGCTATCTTTTACATAGATATGCGGACCTACGGCAAGGGCTTCGAGCGGTATTACAATCGGGCGGAAAAGGAGGCGGGCGTCAGATTCATAAAGTCCCGAATCGCCAGGATCATCGAGAAGGACGGCAATGGAAACCTGCTCATCCAGTACGTCGACGAGTCAGGACGGCGGGTCGAAGAGGAGTTCGACATGGTGGTTCTCTCCGTGGGATTGGGCGTCTCCGCGGAGGCGGTCGCGTTGGCCGAGAGGGCGGGAATTACGGTCGACTCTTACGGATATGCGTCCACCAGCAGCTTTGCCCCGGTTCTTTCCTCGAGGCCCAGTGTCCTTGTCTGCGGGGCCTTTCAGGGCCCGAAAGACATCCCCTCCTCGGTTATCGAGGCAAGTGCGGCTGCGGCCGTTGCCGGTAGTTCCCTGGCCGATTCCAGGTGGTCCATGACAAGGACAAAGGAGATTCCTCAGGAGATCGACGTCAGTGGGCAGCCCCCCGCCATCGGAGTTTTTGTGTGCCGATGCGGGACCAACATAGCAGGGGTGGTGGACGTGCCGGCTGTTGTTGAATACGCCCGCACCCTGCCGGGCGTGGTCTACGTGGAGGACAACCTGTTCAGCTGCGCCCAGGATACTCAGGGGAAAATCGCCGAGGTCATCAAGAAGGAGAGGCTCAACAGGGTCGTCGTTGCTGCGTGCACCCCTCTGACCCATGAGCCTCTTTTTCAGGAGACCCTGGCCGATGCCGGTATCAACAAGTACCTCTTCGAGATGGCCAATATTCGAAATCAGTGTGCCTGGGTGCATGCAGGGGATCCGGGAGGGGCCACCCAAAAGGCCAAGGATCTCGTGAGGATGGCAGTAGCCAAGGTGGCTCGCCACACCCCTCTTGTCGAGCCTGTCATCGAGGTCAACCAGGCCGCCCTCGTGGTTGGAGGCGGCATCTCCGGGATGACTGCCGCAAGGAATCTGGCACAACAGGGTTACCACACCTATCTCATTGAGAGGGACGCCGCTCTGGGAGGCCAGGGTCGAAACCTCTATGAAACCTGGCGGGGCGAGAAGGTCCAACAGTATCTGGCAGGACTCATAGAGGATGTACGATCGGACCCGAATATCGAGGTCTGGGTCAACGCCAACTTGACCCACGTGGATGGTTTCGTGGGTAACTTCCGATCCACCGTTGAGGCCGACGGTAAGGATCACACCGTCGAGCACGGCGTTGCCATAATCGCGACCGGTGCTTCGGAGCTCAAGCCCGACCAGTATCTATACGGAAAAGACCCCTCGGTTCTAACTAGTCTAGACCTCGACAGGAGGTTCATAGAGGGCGACAGTTCTCTCAAGGAGCCGCACTTTGCCGTCTTCATACAATGCGTAGGGTCTCGAAACGAAGAAAGACCTTACTGTTCAAAGGTCTGTTGTACCCACACGGTTAGAAACGCGCTCAAATTGAAGGATCTGAATCCAGACACGGAAGTTTTTGTCCTCTACAGGGATATGCGGACCTACGGGCTACGCGAAGACCTTTACAGGGAGGCCCGGAACAGGGGGGTTGTTTTTGTCAGATACGATGCCCAACGGCAGCTCGACGTGACGAGAGACGAGGAGGGGCTTGGGGTCCGCTTTACCAGTTATGTTCTCGGCCGTCAAATGGTGATTCATCCGGACCTGATCATCCTGGCCACAGCCGTCGTTCCCCCAAAGGAAAACCCTGTGGCCCGGCTTTTCAAGGTGCCTGTCAACGACGACGGCTTCTTTGCCGAGGCCCATGTGAAACTCCGGCCCAGCGATTTCTCCACGGACGGGGTATTCGTCTGCGGCCTTGCTCACTGCCCGAAACCGATCGACGAATCCATAGCCCAGGGGCTTGCCGCCTCCTCCCGAGCGGTGACGGTTCTGTCCCAGAAGCGGATGTCCGGCAATGCCATAGTGGCCTGGATAAACCCGGAAACCTGTGTCGGTTGCCAGGGATGCCTTAATGTATGTCCCTATGAGGCCATCCGCTACCTGGAAGAGCGTAGGATCTGTGAGGTCAACCCAGCAATCTGCAAAGGCTGTGGCGCATGCGCCGCGACCTGCCCCTCGGGCAGCGTGGAGCTTCAGGGCTTCACATCCGGGCAGATATGTTGGGAAATCAAAAAGGCGATGAGTAGATGA
- a CDS encoding EthD family reductase, translated as MSQPVKLIALLKAKPGMSLSDFEKRWIGDHAPLTLKFKNLKAYRINVAIEEYQEIEGDLPFDGIAELWWDSLEQMQEDFASPEAEAAVADADTFTVIRTHIYCREFVLK; from the coding sequence ATGTCTCAGCCTGTAAAACTGATCGCCCTGTTGAAGGCAAAACCAGGCATGAGCCTGTCCGACTTCGAGAAACGCTGGATTGGAGATCATGCTCCACTGACCTTGAAGTTCAAGAATCTCAAAGCCTATCGGATCAACGTGGCTATCGAAGAGTACCAGGAGATCGAAGGCGACCTGCCATTTGACGGCATCGCCGAGCTCTGGTGGGACTCACTGGAACAGATGCAGGAAGACTTCGCCTCGCCTGAAGCCGAAGCTGCTGTCGCCGACGCCGACACTTTTACCGTAATCCGCACCCATATCTACTGCCGGGAATTCGTCCTCAAGTGA